The Enterobacter asburiae sequence ATGAAGGATCTGGTTAACAAAACCGGGGAGTACATCGCGAAGCTGCTGGACGTGGAGGGCGCGACGGTGGTCTCCTGCGCGTCGGCGGGCATTGCCCAGTCCGTGGCGGCGGTGCTGGTGAAAGACAGCGACTGGCTGCTGGAAAACCTGCACGTGACCCCGATTGAGAACAACGAAATCGTCCTGCCGAAAGGCCACAACGTGAACTTTGGCGCGCCGGTGGGCACCATGGTGGCGCTGGGCGGCGGCAAGCTGGTGGAGGCGGGCTACGCCAACGAATGCTCTGCCGATCAGCTGGCGGCGGCGATCACCCCGCGCACCGCGGCGATCCTCTACATTAAATCGCACCACTGCGTTCAGAAAAGCATGCTCAGCGTCGAGCAGGCGGCGGTCGTGGCGCGCAAGCACGATCTCCCGCTGATCGTCGATGCGGCGGCAGAAGAAGATCTGCACGCCTACTACCGCTCCGGCGCGGATCTGGTGATCTACAGCGGCGCGAAGGCGATTGAAGGGCCAACCAGCGGGCTGGTGATCGGCAAAACCCAGTACGTTGAGTGGGTGAAGCGCCAGACTGCGGGCATTGGCCGTGCGATGAAGGTCGGGAAAGAGGGCATTCTTGGTCTGACCTGCGCCATCGAACACTACCTGACGGCGACCAAAGAGAGCGGGGCCGAGATGGTGGCGAAGATGACGCCGTTTATCGAGGCGCTCAACACCCTGAACGGCGTGACCGCGCGCGTGGTCTGGGACAGCGCCGGTCGCGATATCGCGCGCACCGAGATTAAGTTCGACGAAGCCGCAACGGGCGTCGGCACGGGCGATCTGGTGGCGAAACTCAAACAGGGCGAATACGCCATTTACTTCCGTGGCTACAAGGCCAACGAAGGGATTATCGAGGCGGACGTGCGCAGCGTGAGCGCTGACCAGCTGAATATCGTCTACCGCCGCATTAGCGAAGTATTAGGACAGGAGAAAAACGCATGAAACTGACCCCCAACTTTTACCGTGACCGCGTCTGTCTGAACGTGCTGGCCGGCTCAAAGGCTAACGCCAGCGCCATTTACGAGGCGGCGGAAGGCCACGTGCTGGTGGGCGTGCTCTCCAAAAATTACCCGGACGTGGCGAGCGCCGTTGTCGATATGCGTGAATATGCCGCGCTGATTGATAACGCGCTTTCCGTCGGCCTCGGCGCGGGGGATCCGAACCAGTCTGCGATGGTGAGCGAAATCTCCCGTCAGGTGCAGCCGCAGCACGTCAACCAGGTCTTTACCGGCGTGGCCACCAGCCGCGCGCTGCTGGGGCAGAATGAGTCTGTGGTCAACGGTCTGGTCTCTCCGACCGGCACCATCGGCATGGTAAAAATCTCCACCGGTCCGCTGAGCAGCGCAGCACCGGACGGCATCGTGCCGGTTGAAACGGCGATTGCCCTGCTGAAAGATTTCGGCGGCAGCTCCATCAAATACTTCCCGATGGGCGGCCTGAAGTGCCGTGACGAATACAAAGCGGTGGCGGAAGCCTGCGCCCGTCACGACTTCTGGCTGGAGCCAACCGGAGGTATCGATCTGGAAAACTATGAGGAGATCCTGCAGATCGCCCTCGACGCGGGCGTGAGCAAAATCATCCCGCATATCTACAGCTCGATTATCGACAAGGCCAGCGGCGACACGCGTCCGGAAGATGTGCGTACGCTGCTTGTGATGACGAAGAAGCTGGTGACGTAGTATCTGCCCTCACCCTAACCCTCTCCCAAAGGGAGAGGGAACTTTTACCCCCTCTCCCTTTGGGAGAGGGCCGGGGTGAGGGAAAACAAACCGCACAAATATAAAGGAGCCACCATGCACACCCGTACCCTGCTTGTTGCTTCACTCTCAATGTTCTCCACTGCCGCTGTCGCCCAGACGCAATACGCCTGGGTGGGCACCTACAACCCCAACGGGGAAGGGCTGTACCGCTTTACCGTTGACCCACAAACCGGCGCGCTGGCGAATAAAACGCTGGTGAGCAAGCTGCCGAACGCCGCGCAGCTGACCGTCTCGCACGACGGCAAAACGCTCTATCTGGCAAGCGAAGTGGAGCAGGGCTTGGTGCAGGCGCTGCGGGTGGGGGATAACGGCGAGCTAAGCGAACTGAATCAGGTGGCTTCCGGCGGTGCGGGGCCGGTGTACCTGTCGCTGACGCCGAGCGGCCAGCATCTGCTGGTGGCGAACTATGTCAGCGGATCGATTGCCGTGTTGCCCGTCAACGCGGACGGCAGCCTGGGTGACGCTACGGACAAACATCAGGATCAAGGGGAACCGGGCGCGGCGAAGCCGGAAGCGGCTGTCGAAGGTAGCTTTGCCATCAGCGATCACAATGGTCCCCATGCGCACATGATCGCTGCCGATCCGAGCGGGAAATATGTTTTTTCTACCGATCTGGGGCTGGATCGTATCTATCAGTACCGCTTTGACGATCGAACCGGAAAGCTGACGCCGAACGATCCGCCGTTTATCAGCGCCTCCTCAAAAGGCGCCGGCCCGCGCCACTTTGTCTTTACGCCAAAGGGGGACGCCCTGTGGCTGATTAACGAAGAGGCGTCTACGCTCACCCATTATGCGCTGGACAGCAGCGGCAGGCTGAAAGAGGGCAAAACGGTCTCTGCCCTGCCGGACGGCTATAAAGGCACCAGCTTTGCAGCCGGGCTCGCATTAAGCGCCGACGGTAAGCAGCTGTATGTGGCTAACCGTTTGCATAACAGCATCGGGCACTTTACCGTAACAGCGGAGGGCACGCTGACCCATCAGGACGACGTGTGGACCCGCGGCGACTACCCGCGCACCCTGACGCTCGATAAACAGGGACGCTGGCTGTACGTCATGAACCAGCGCAGCGACAACATTACCCGTTTCCGCGTGGCGCAGGACGGCAAGCTGAGCTTCGAGCCTGACTATACCCCGGTCGGCAGCCCATCCCAGATGGTCATTTCACCTTAAGCTGTAAGAGGACAAACCCGTGCGATTTCCGAACCAACGTTTAGCGCAACTTTTCGATCTGTTGCAAAACGAGACGCTGCCACAGGACGAGCTGGCGCAGCGGCTGTCGGTCTCCACGCGAACCGTCCGCGCCGATATCACCGCCCTGAACGCGCTGCTGGCAAGCCACGGCGCGCAGTTTATTCTGAGCCGGGGCAACGGCTACCAGCTAAAAATTGATGATGCCGAGCGCTATCAGCAGCTTCAGGCATCGCACCCGCGCGCGCTGCGAATTCCCCGAACGGGAGCGGAGCGCGTGCACTATCTGGTGGTGCGTTTTCTGACGTCGGCGTTTTCGCTTAAGCTTGAAGATCTGGCTGACGAGTGGTTTGTCAGCCGCGCCACGCTGCAAAGCGACATGGTGGAAGTGCGCGAGTGGTTCCAGCGCTATAACCTGACGCTGGAAACCCGCCCGCGCCACGGCATGAAGCTGTTTGGCAGCGAGATGTCGGTGCGCGCCTGCCTCACCGATCTCCTGTGGGAGCTGGCGCAGCAGGACAGCCTCAACCCGCTGGTGACGGAGGTCGCGCTCAACGCCGGGGTACCGGAGCAGATGGTAGCTGTGCTGCACGACGCGCTTACCCGGCACCACATCCGCCTGACTGACGAAGGCGAGCTGTTCCTGCGTCTGTACTGTGCGGTGTCGGTGCGTCGTATCAGCGAAGGCTTTCCGCTGCCGGAATTTCATGCGGAAGACGTGGAAGAGAACGTGCGCGAGGCGGCGAAGGATATCGCGGTGGTCATTCAGGAGCTGGCGGGCAAAGCGCTGTCGCCGTCCGAAGAGAGCTGGCTGTGCGTGCACATTGCGGCGCGGCAGATTCAGGAGATCGCCCCAAGCGCGATTAACGCCGACGACGACGAGGCGCTGGTCAACTACATCCTGCGCTACATCAACACCCACTATAACTACAACCTGCTCAGCGACGCACAGCTGCACGCGGATCTGCTCACGCACATTAAAACCATGATCACCCGCGTGCGGTATCAAATCATGATCCCCAATCCGCTGCTGGAAAACATCAAGCAGCATTACCCGATGGCATGGGATATGACGCTGGCGGCGGTGTCGAGCTGGGGCAAATACACGCCGTATGCGATCAGCGAAAACGAGATTGGCTTTCTGGTGCTGCATATCGGCGTCGGGCTGGAGCGCCACTACAACATCGGCTACCAGCGCCAGCCGCGCGTGCTGCTGGTGTGCGATGCCGGGAATGCCATGGTGCGCATGATCGAGGCGGTGCTTCAGCGCAAGTATCCGCAGATCGAGGTGACGCGCACGCTCACCCTGCGCGAGTACGAGCTGGCGGATGCTATCGGCGAGGACTTTGTTATCTCTACCGCCCGCGTCAGCGAAAAATCCAAACCGGTGGTGACGATCGCCCCGTTCCCGACCGACTATCAGTTAGAGCAGATCGGCAAGCTGGTGCTGGTGGACCGCACCCGACCGTGGATGCTGGAGAAATACTTCGACGCGGCTCATTTCCGCATTCTCGACAAGCCCGTTGACCAGCAAACGCTGTTCCGCGAGCTGTGTGACCAACTTGAACACGAAGGTTTTGTTGGCGCGGAGTTTCTGGATTCGGTCGTCGAGCGTGAGGCTATCGTCAGCACCATGCTCGGTGACGGCATCGCGCTGCCTCACTCCCTCGGCCTGCTGGCGCAGAAAACGGTGGTCTACACGGTTCTGGCTCCGCAGGGCATCCCGTGGGGGGATGAAACCGCGCACGTCATCTTCCTGCTCGCCATCAGCAAAAGCGAGTACGAAGAGGCGATGGCGATTTACGATATCTTCGTCACCTTCCTGCGTGAACGGGCGATGGCGCGCCTGTGCCAGTGCGGAGATTTTGCCGGGTTTAAGGCGGTGGCAATGGAGAGTTTGAGCCGGTTTTGAGGTAAGGGCGGACGGATAACATCCGCCTTTGATCAACGCAAATGATGCACAACCTGGTTACTGCTGCCGCGCCAAATCAGCGCCGGGTCTTTTAAATCCTGTACGAACTTGCCGTCGACCAGCACGTTAATCAGTTCCACCACTTCCATTTGCTGCGCGTTCAGCTCATCCAGCTTATAGCCTGTCCAGACCCAGATATCTTTTCCCGCACACTCTGCCCGAATGCGCTTCACCAGCTTCAGGATATCCGGCACGTTTTGCGGGTGCAGGGGGTCGCCACCGGAAAGTGAGATCCCCTGACGGTGAATGCGCGTGTCGTTCAGGTCGTTGACGATCTTGTCTTCCATCTCAGCGGTAAACGGCATGCCGGAGTTCAGACGCCAGGTGCTTTTGTTGTAGCAGCCGGGGCATTCGTGGACGCAGCCTGAAACAAACAGGGTGCAGCGGGTGCCGGGGCCGTTGACGATGTCGACGGGGTAGTATTGATGGTATCGCATAGAAAATGTCCAGAGAATGTGCGCGCTGATGCCCTCACCCCGGCCCTCTCCCACAGGGAGAGGGGGAAAAGTTCCCTCTCCCTTGAGGGGTAGGGTGAGGGGGAGAACCCTGCGCAGAACTTACCCGATCTGCCCATTCCCCAAATGCTTCACGCGGCGCTTCACCTCTTCCTGCTTGCCAGCGTTAAACGGACGCGCATCCGGGCTGCCGAGATAGCCGCACACGCGACGGGTCACAGAGACGCGGGCCGCATCGTGGTTGCCGCATTTCGGGCAGGTGAAGCCTTTACTCGTACACTCGAACTCACCGGTAAAGCCGCACTCGTAGCACTCGTCGATTGGCGTGTTGGTCCCGTAATACGGCACGTGCTGATAGCTGTAATCCCATACGTCTTCCAGCGCCTTCAGGTTGTGCTGAATGTTCGGGTACTCGCCGTAGCAGATGAAGCCGCCGCTGGCGATCGGCGGATAGGCCGCTTCGAAGTCGATCTTATCGTACGGGTTCACCTTTTTCTCCACGTCGAGGTGGAAGCTGTTGGTGTAGTACCCTTTGTCGGTCACGCCTTCCACAATCCCGAACTCGGCGGTATCCAGACGGCAGAAGCGGTCGCACAGGTTCTCGCTCGGCGTGCTGTAGAGGCTAAATCCGTAGCCGGTTTCCTCTTTCCACTGGTCAACCGCGTCGCGCAGGCGTTGAACAATCGCAATGCCTTTTTCGCGCAGGGCCTCGCTGTCGTACATATGCGTATCGCCAGCCAGGGCGTTGATGGTCTCGTGGATGCCGATATAGCCCAGCGAAATCGACGCGCGGCCGTTTTTGAAGATCTCGGACACGTCATCGTCCGCCTTCAGGCGCACGCCGCAGGCCCCTTCCATATAGAGGATTGGCGCGACGCGGGCTTTCACTCCTTCAAGGCGAGCAATACGGGTCATCAGCGCCTTACGCGCCAGCTGCAGACGTTCATCCAGCAGCTTCCAGAATTCAGCTTCATTGCCTTTGGCCTCCAGCGCGATGCGCGGCAGGTTCAGGCTGATCACCCCCAGGTTGTTACGCCCGTCGTGGATCTGCTCGCCGTTTTCATCTTCGTACACGCCGAGGAAGCTGCGGCAGCCCATTGGCGTTTTAAACGAGCCGGTCACTTTAACGACCTGATCGTAGTTCAGGATGTCCGGGTACATGCGCTTGCTCGCGCACTCCAGCGCCAGCTGTTTGATGTCGTAGTTCGGGTCGCCAAACTTGTGGTTCAGGCCGTCGCGAATCGCGAACACCAGTTTCGGGAATACCGCCGTTTTGCGGTTCTTGCCGAGGCCGGAAATACGGTTGCGCAGGATGGACTGTTGAATCAGGCGTGATTCCCAGCTGGTGCCCAGGCCAAAGCCGAAGGTTACAAACGGCGTCTGGCCGTTGGCGGTGTGCAGCGTGTTCACCTCATATTCCAGTGACTGGAACGCGTCGTAGCACTCTTTTTCGGTGCGGGAGTGCGCATAGCCGTCCGCGTCCGGGATCTGCCACTCTTCGGCGGTTTTACGGTGCTTGTTGAAGCTCGCCGTTACGAACGGGGCCAGCACTTCATCAATGCGGTTAATGGTGGTCCCGCCGTAAATATGGCTCGCCACCTGGGCGATGATCTGTGCCGTAACCGCGGTGGCGGTGGAGATGGATTTTGGCGGTTCAATCTCGGCGTTACCCATTTTAAAACCGTGGGTCAGCATGCCTTTCAGGTCAATCAGCATGCAATTGAACATCGGGAAGAACGGCGAATAGTCGAGATCGTGATAGTGGATCTCGCCGCGCTCGTGCGCAGACACCACGTCGCGCGGCAGCAGGTGCTGACGGGCATAGTGTTTGGCGACGATACCGGCCAGCAGGTCGCGCTGGGTCGGGATCACTTTACTGTCTTTGTTGGCGTTTTCGTTGAGCAGGGCAGAGTTGGTCTGCTCCACCAGGCCACGGATCTCCTGGTTCAGGCGACCGCGCTTCTCACGCTGCACGTCACGATCGTGGCGGTACTCAATATAGGCGCGCGCCAGCTGCTTGTAAGGCCCCGCCATCAGCTGGTTTTCAACCGCGGTCTGGATCTCGTTGATATCGACCTGGCTGCGTTCAGTCATCTGGCTGCTAACGACTTCTGCGACGGTGGCGCAGTAATCTGCGTCATCGACTCCCGCTGCTTTAGCTGCACGCAGAATGGCTTCCTGGATGCGCTCTGATTTAAACGGCACTTTACAGCCATCACGTTTCATCACATGCGGTGTCATGATCACTCCATTTTTTGAAAACAGGTTATCCACAGAGGTGGAGAAGTATTCACCGGGCGTATTCCCCGCCGGGCCAAAGACTTCCCGCGTTCCCAGCTCGTGTTATCCACAGTTCCGGCCAGCGTCAGCGCCGTCTTGTTGTTGGAATAGTAGACGAAAAATACAAGATGTTGGGTCGGCGTGCATTTTAAGTGCTACATATAGTGATTTGCATCAAACAAGTTTGCGATTTATTTGACGCAGAACAAAGTAAAAAGACGAGAGTACAAACGGCGGGCGCTTCAGCCTTTGTAAAGACGCAGAGGAAAAATCTGATTAATTATTCAACAAAAACAAGCGCTCAGCACGGTACGTGCTGAGCGCTGTTCGGTTAACTGATTCCGCAGGCCCAGCTCAATCCTGCCTGTATAAAGGCTGCTGTAGCGATACTGCCCAGTATCACCGGAATGAGAAGGGAACGGTCGGGGGACGCATCCTGTTTTTGCGGTTCTTCAGCACTCAGGGCGGACATCGCCTCTTCCCGGGTGCGCGACGCCAGAAGCTGCTCACGTACCCGATCTTCCGTCAATAAACTGGTCAGCGTCGTCAGCAGCTGCATATGGGTACTGCCTGCTTCTGCGGGCGGAATGGCGAGCAGAAAAACCATTCTCACCTCTTCATCCCCTTCCAGACCCGGCCAGCGTATCGGGTCGTCAAAGAGCGCCAGACAAAACGCCGCCTGCTGCACCGCCTCGGTTTTACCGTGCGGAACGGCGAGCGCTTCACCCAGCGCGGTAGGGCCTTCGCTTTCGCGTTGTAAAACGCTCTGGATAAACGTTTCTTGATCGCTGATGATTTTCCGCCCGGCGAGCGGTTCGGCGAGCCAGCGGATCAGCGCTTCAGGCGTACGGTGCGGCGGGTTGATAAAAACCAGATCGGGGTGCGTCAATGCAAGCAAGTTCATATTAAGCCTCCATTAAAAAATCGCAGGTCGCGGAAGGGGGGATCGCCGTTACCGGCTGCACTGGCTCTTCCAGATAGTTGATCTGATGGAGCTCTGCCAGCGCTGCCGGGACGGGAACCGGCTGCGTCCCGGCGTTAAATACCCGGACGACCGTGCCGCGCGACTGCTGCGCATGGGGTAGGGCAGAAAGGATGAGCGGCTCCGGCAGGGTCAATAGTGAGAATTGTGCCGGAAGCTGGCGGTCGGGCAGGCGCAACGAAAAGCGCTCAAGACGGTGATCGAGCGTGTGCAACGATTGCCGCTGGTAGGTGAAGGGCTGCCCGGCTGCCTGATTTTCTAGCCGACGAAGCGTGAGATGGTCGGCGCTGTCGGCCAGCGCGACGGTGAATGAAAAGTGCAGCGGTTTCAGCAACTGGGCATCGGGGGTCTCAACCACCGTATTATTAATGCCGGACGCCCGGCCTGGCCGCCAGTCGAGATCGTTGCGTCCGAGTACGCCCGTCGCTTTAAACAACGTCAGGGCTATCGCCGCCGGTTCGCTGCCGATAATCTGAAACTCCTTCATACCTCGGCTATTCACCACCAGCGCTTTGCCCGCTTCCGCGACGGCAATAATGCCTTCGGTGGTTTCGATATCCACGGGCATCTCGCGATAGCGCTCCTGCCAGTTTTCACCGGCACACCCCGTTTCGCGCTGGATTATCGCGAAGGGCTGGGAGGCGATAGCGTGACGGGTGTGAATATCGCTGCCGATCAGTAAACGTAGCCGGTGATCGCAGTGGCTATTTTCAAGCGTACTCTCGACATACAGGTTCGGATCGTCGTGGCGTAATTCGCACACCAGACGAATGGATAGCGGCGTTCGGTCCGTATTCTGACGGCCTGCGAGATCCTGCGGAAGAAGCATCGTGGCCTCAACGATCAGCTTTTCAACAAGTGGCGTTTTCAGGCTGTCGACGAGCGTAAAATGCGAACAGCGCGTCGGTACGTCGCCCGCAAGCGGCGAGAAATCGTAGCTGTCGCCCGCATCCGCGCAGTCTTCAAGGGTAAAGAGAGAGGGGATACGCCTGCCGCTGCGTTTGTCTTCCAGGATTAGCGTTCCGGCGTCCAGCGACAGTCGATAGTGCGCATTCACTATCTCGCTTCCCTTTGTCTGTACATGCTGGCGGAACGGCGCAGGGTCATCTTCCACGTTAACCGTGATGTAGCCGACCGACGGCAGAACCGGGGTTTGCAAAGCAACCTGCCAGCGGAAATAAGGGGGAAGGGGCGTTTCACACTCGCCTTCAGCGGTAAGGGAGATCGCTGTTCCGCCGGGCAACACGTCTCTTTTCAGAACGTCGAAGGGGATGGGCTGGCCCTGATACGTCAGCGCGATATTGTCAGCGCGGCTGTAGAGAGTGGTTTTCACCACGCGTTGCGTTTGCTCGGCCAGCGGGTTGAAAATCAGCAGGTCGCCGTCCTGAATGCAGGCGGCCAGGGTTTTCACCACCAGATTCCACAGGCTGTGGCACAGCTGTTCGGTTTGCTCCAGCCGATGCAGGATGTCGCGGTTGGTGGCATCACTGTTACAGCCGCCAATGGAGTCGTGGGCGTGGCTTCGCAACAGCTTCTTCCAGAGGGTATCGACCACTGAGAGGTTGACCGGGATGCCCTGATGACGCGCCATGGCGATTGTCGGCTCCAGCTGTCGCAGGATGAACTGCTCAACCTCATCATTTTTCTTTTTGATGTCGTAGCGCACGGAGCCGATCGTTTTATGAATGCGGGTGTAGCGCGGTGATTTCAGCTCTCCTTCCCATAGTTCAAACTGCTCACGCTGCGCGCGCAGGGTGTCGACGTAGCGCTCCAGCGAACTGAGGACGTAACGGTCCTCGTCTGGGGAGCGTGCGCTGGCGAACTCCAGGATTTTCGGCAGCGCCGGGTCGATGCTGACCTGATCGCCGCCGCAGGGCAGGAGCAGGTCGTTGATACCGGCGCGTGAACGCAGGTGATTGACCATCGGAAAGATTTTGCCCTCCAGATGGCTCGCTTCTGACCCTATGTTTTTCGCCGCGCCATAACCGAACGCCATCGCGCAGGCGATAACGGTCGCCCCTGACGGCGCGCGCCAGAGGAACTGGCTGCTTTTGGCGTGCCTGTCATGATCGATACCGCGCCAGAAGACGATGCTGTCGAGATTGCAGCCCTGCAAAATCGTCGGCATCTGCGCATTGTGGCCGAAGGTATCCGGAAGATAGCCAACCTGCATGGCGTGCCCCAGCGTCCGGGCGGCGAAGATGCCGTATTTGAGGTTGCGGATGATGGATTCGCCATGCACGTTGTAGGTGTCCGTCTGGGTATACCATGGCCCCACGAAGATCCTTTTGTCTCTGACCAGCGTTTCCAGCCTGGCGCGATAATCGGGATTGATAGCGAGAAAGTCCTCCACCACCGCCATCTGGCCGTCAAGGTGATAGCAGCTGTACGCCGGGTCCTGCTCCAGCGTGTCGATGACTTCCGCAAAGTTATATGACGCCAGCACCATGCTGTCCTGACGGGTGAAATACCACTCCTGATCCCAGTGCGTGTGGGCAATGACATGGATCTGATTCATGACGTTCCCCTTACCTGGCGTTCTTTGGGCTGACGTAAAGCACGCCCAGGGCGCAAATCAGTGCGCCAATAAAGACGCTCGCCAGGTAGCCCGCCACGTTGGTTGCCAGCGGCCAGCCCCAGATGGCCGGTAGCGGCAGCGTCTGCTTCACGCCGAGTGCAATGGCGACCAGCGCGCCGGCGACGGCACCGGTCATGAACACCGGGATCAGGCGTGGGTTTTTCAGGATGAACGGGATCGCACCTTCCGAGATCCCAATAACGCCCAGCAATAGCGAGGTGCTGCCAACGGTCTTCTCTTCCCGGCTGAAGACATCCGGTAGTCCAAAGCGGCCGTTAAGGAACGCGGCAAAGCCAACGCCAATAGAGGGGATGACGATGGAGAGTTCACGGGCGGTTAAATCAAACGTCTCGCTCATGCCATTCAGGCCGAGTGCGACGGAACCTGCCGCCTTGTTGACCGGGCCGCCCAGGTCGAACGCGGTGCCTGCGGCGATCATCGCAGAATAGAACCCGCGCCCGGTGTCACCTGCCGAGGTAAAAAAGACCACCATCAGCTGGTTAAGTGAGCCAAAAATCGGGTTAATCAGGTATTCCATGACCATTACCAGCGTAATGCCGGTGATCAGCGGGACGATCAGCATAGTCTTAATGGTGGTCAGCTGTTGGCGGACGTGAATAGCATCGTTCAGCCAGCGCACCAGATAGCCCACAAAAAAGCCGATGCCGATCGCGCCGAAAAAGCCGGACGGCATAAAACCTTCGATATCAAAGAAGCGCTTGTAGACTTCGTCGGACATAATGCCGCCGATAAGCCCTGGGATCAGCGCCGGTTTGCCGGCAATGGAAAATGCCAGATACATAGCGAAAACCGGATACATGAACTTGATGGTCATAAAGCCCACTTTATCCAGCACGCTGAACGGCGAATGTTCGATGTTAATAAACTGGCCGGTAATTTTAGCCGTCGCCATCATCAGCCCGCCCATGACCACCACCGGCAGCATATAGCTGATGGCTGCCATGATATGGCCGATAAAAATCTGGTAAGCCGAACGCTGAAGATCGTCTTCATGTACGACAGTGGTGACGCTTTTTTCCATGGCCAGCGCCTGACGCAGATAGCGATCGGTATGCTTGATCAGCTCTTGCGTACGGGTCTGAAGGTGAGGAATGTTTTCAAAGCGCTCGGTATCCTGAATGGTGACGTCGGTTGCCAGAATAATGGCCGTGGCGGAGGCGATGTCCTGCTTCGTTAAGCGGTTTTTAACGCCGTCGCTGCCCTGCGTTTCGACCTTAACCTCAATATTGTGCGCTTTAGCCCATGCAATAATTTTATTCGCCGCCATAAAGGTATGTGCAATGCCCGTCGGGCAGGCTGTTACCGCGACAACTTTTTGTTTCGTCATTGTCATAATTCCCTGGATGTGAAAACAGGGAAAGTATAAAGAGAACCTAAAACAGTTTTTAACGTTTGCTAATACTAATTACGTATCGTGATACGCGTAAATGCAATGTGTGAAGCGCCTTCCAGAGACTATTTTTCCGTTGTGTTAATATCATGTCGGGATTAAACAGGGCGTAATTTATGAATTCATTTCAGGGAAGTGAACGTTTGATATTTGAATACATTCAGCATCACGCGTGTAATATTTCTAATATATCGGCAAAAGAGATTGCCCGTGATACCTTTACAACGACAACATCCGTTAATCGTGTGTGTAAAAAAATGGGGTATAAAAGTTATACCGAGCTCCGGTACCGTTTTTTGCGCGATCATTTTACCCCTGCGCCAGTAGCGCCCGACGTAGGGCCACAGGCGGACGATATTGTGGCGGAGGTGTCCAGGTTGCTCGCCCATTCCAGCCATATCTATCTGTACGCACGCGGCGCCTCGCTCACCAGCCTCAACTACCTGTCGCGCTTTTTATCGCTGGCGAGCCTGCCGCACCTTATTTTGAATGACATGCACCAGCTGACACGGGTATCGAAGGGGACGCTGGTGCTGATCAGTAAATCCGGGGAGACGCAGTCGCTGATTGAAATGGCGCGTAACGCGCTGCGTAAAGGCTTAAAGATTATTGCCATTACCCGCGAGGGGTCGACACTGGCGGCAATTTCAACGCTATGCTGGCCGTTACCGATCGACATTAACGCGGTGTCGCTGTATCAGCGGGAGGGCCAGCTTGAACTGTTAAGCGCCGTGGATCGTATCGGCTGCAGGCTGCTGCAGCACGATACGGTGTAGTCAGGTCGTCAGAGCTGCTTCACTATCCCCAGACGTACGGCATAATCATTTTCATGGTTGCCGTCATCGTTGATATAGGTTTTATCCAGTGATACCAGCTCGACGTATGGCGTCCAGCCATCGTCGAGCTTGTAGTTGAACGCGACGGTATGTTCCCAGTAGGTATCATCCCCGGTTCCCTGATCGACATTATCCTGCCAGCGAAAGCGCGGGTTGTAGGACATGCCGAATTTGCCAATGTTGTACGCGAACCAAATGTCGAACTGGTGTGACTGGCGGCGGGTGTAGCCGCTGCCGTCGAGTTCTTTGTCGCTGTGCGCGTCATTTA is a genomic window containing:
- a CDS encoding PTS transporter subunit EIIC — its product is MTKQKVVAVTACPTGIAHTFMAANKIIAWAKAHNIEVKVETQGSDGVKNRLTKQDIASATAIILATDVTIQDTERFENIPHLQTRTQELIKHTDRYLRQALAMEKSVTTVVHEDDLQRSAYQIFIGHIMAAISYMLPVVVMGGLMMATAKITGQFINIEHSPFSVLDKVGFMTIKFMYPVFAMYLAFSIAGKPALIPGLIGGIMSDEVYKRFFDIEGFMPSGFFGAIGIGFFVGYLVRWLNDAIHVRQQLTTIKTMLIVPLITGITLVMVMEYLINPIFGSLNQLMVVFFTSAGDTGRGFYSAMIAAGTAFDLGGPVNKAAGSVALGLNGMSETFDLTARELSIVIPSIGVGFAAFLNGRFGLPDVFSREEKTVGSTSLLLGVIGISEGAIPFILKNPRLIPVFMTGAVAGALVAIALGVKQTLPLPAIWGWPLATNVAGYLASVFIGALICALGVLYVSPKNAR
- a CDS encoding MurR/RpiR family transcriptional regulator; this encodes MNSFQGSERLIFEYIQHHACNISNISAKEIARDTFTTTTSVNRVCKKMGYKSYTELRYRFLRDHFTPAPVAPDVGPQADDIVAEVSRLLAHSSHIYLYARGASLTSLNYLSRFLSLASLPHLILNDMHQLTRVSKGTLVLISKSGETQSLIEMARNALRKGLKIIAITREGSTLAAISTLCWPLPIDINAVSLYQREGQLELLSAVDRIGCRLLQHDTV